A stretch of the Streptomyces venezuelae genome encodes the following:
- a CDS encoding sulfite oxidase — protein MDGIPDLRDVSAPGRVAGPDEGISTAELALAARNHGLPLEALRYDTSPPGLHYVLVHYDIPSADADAWRLTVGGLVRRPLSLDLTALRARPPVTHRVTLECAGNGRARLAPRPVSQPWLVEAVGTADWTGVPLADLLAEAGIVEGAVEAVFTGADHGVERGTEQDYQRGLPLDMATDPARGVLVAYAMNGAPLPPQHGHPLRLVVPGWYGMASVKWLRDITVTDTPFTGFQQAVAYRYRQIPDEPGEPVEVIAPRALMIPPGFPDFMSRTRVVRPGPVPLAGRAWSGHGPVVLVEVSSDGEESWTDAEVTADLARPWAWAAWRTSWTATPGSFRLTVRATDAAGHTQPLAAPWNRGGFGNNLVQRVEVVCLR, from the coding sequence ATGGACGGCATCCCGGATCTCAGGGACGTCAGCGCGCCGGGCCGCGTCGCCGGACCCGACGAGGGGATCAGCACCGCGGAGCTGGCCCTCGCCGCCCGCAACCACGGCCTACCACTCGAAGCCCTGCGCTACGACACCAGCCCGCCCGGCCTCCACTACGTCCTGGTCCACTACGACATCCCCTCTGCCGACGCCGACGCGTGGCGGCTGACGGTCGGAGGACTCGTCCGCCGCCCCCTCTCCCTCGACCTGACGGCCCTGCGGGCGCGTCCGCCGGTCACCCACCGAGTCACCCTGGAGTGCGCGGGCAACGGCCGGGCCCGGCTCGCGCCCCGCCCCGTCAGCCAGCCCTGGCTCGTCGAGGCCGTCGGCACCGCCGACTGGACCGGCGTCCCGCTGGCCGACCTGCTCGCCGAGGCGGGGATCGTCGAGGGCGCCGTCGAGGCCGTCTTCACCGGCGCCGACCACGGTGTCGAACGCGGCACCGAGCAGGACTACCAGCGCGGCCTCCCGCTCGACATGGCGACCGATCCGGCCCGGGGCGTGCTGGTGGCGTACGCCATGAACGGCGCTCCGCTGCCGCCCCAGCACGGCCACCCGCTGCGCCTTGTCGTGCCCGGCTGGTACGGCATGGCGAGCGTCAAGTGGCTGCGTGACATCACCGTCACCGACACCCCCTTCACCGGCTTCCAGCAGGCCGTCGCCTACCGCTACCGGCAGATCCCGGACGAGCCGGGGGAGCCCGTGGAGGTCATCGCGCCTCGTGCCCTGATGATTCCGCCCGGCTTCCCCGACTTCATGTCCCGCACCCGGGTCGTCCGGCCCGGACCCGTCCCGCTCGCCGGGCGCGCCTGGTCCGGGCACGGCCCGGTGGTCCTCGTGGAGGTCAGTAGCGACGGCGAGGAGAGTTGGACCGACGCCGAGGTGACCGCCGACCTGGCACGGCCCTGGGCGTGGGCCGCGTGGCGCACCAGCTGGACGGCGACGCCGGGCTCGTTCCGCCTCACCGTCCGCGCCACCGACGCCGCCGGGCACACCCAGCCGCTCGCGGCCCCCTGGAACCGGGGCGGCTTCGGCAACAACCTGGTCCAGCGGGTCGAGGTGGTCTGCCTCAGGTAG
- the thiC gene encoding phosphomethylpyrimidine synthase ThiC has product MTIQDARTPATSQDGQDSQAAQADRKPGWHKGYVTGSRPDIQVPVRQVHLTTGRDVTLYDTSGPYTDPQIETDVRRGLAPLRENWIIGRGDTEEYAGRPVRPEDDGIKHTSPRGGLKNLDAVFPGRPRQPRRGRGGAAVTQLAYARRGEITPEMEYVAIRENVSPEVVREEIAAGRAVLPANVNHPEIEPMIIGKRFLVKVNANIGNSAVTSSIEEEVEKMTWATRWGADTVMDLSTGRNIHTTREWVLRNSPVPIGTVPLYQALEKVDGRAEDLTWEIYKDTVIEQAEQGVDYMTVHAGVLLPYVPLTARRKTGIVSRGGSIMAAWCLAHHKENFLYTNFEELCDILATYDVTYSLGDGLRPGSIADANDAAQFAELKTLGELNTIAKRHNVQTMIEGPGHVPMHKIKENIDLQQEICEEAPFYTLGPLTTDVAPAYDHITSGIGAAMIAWWGTAMLCYVTPKEHLGLPNRDDVKTGVITYKIAAHAADLAKGHPGAQEWDDALSDARFEFRWEDQFNLALDPDTAREFHDETLPAEPAKTAHFCSMCGPKFCSMKISQDIRREHGGDLKADEIQAGMAEKSAEFAAAGNRVYLPLAD; this is encoded by the coding sequence ATGACCATTCAGGATGCACGCACGCCTGCCACCAGCCAGGACGGCCAGGACAGCCAGGCCGCTCAGGCCGACCGCAAGCCGGGCTGGCACAAGGGATATGTCACGGGATCCCGCCCCGACATCCAGGTGCCGGTCCGCCAGGTCCATCTGACCACCGGCCGCGATGTCACGCTGTACGACACCTCCGGCCCGTACACCGACCCGCAGATCGAGACCGACGTCCGGCGCGGACTCGCGCCGCTCCGCGAGAACTGGATCATCGGCCGCGGCGACACCGAGGAGTACGCGGGACGCCCCGTGCGCCCTGAGGACGACGGCATCAAGCACACCTCGCCCCGCGGCGGCCTCAAGAACCTCGACGCGGTCTTCCCGGGCCGCCCGCGCCAGCCCCGCCGGGGCCGGGGCGGCGCCGCGGTCACGCAGCTCGCGTACGCCCGCCGCGGCGAGATCACGCCGGAGATGGAGTACGTCGCGATCCGCGAGAACGTCTCCCCCGAGGTCGTCCGCGAGGAGATCGCCGCCGGCCGCGCCGTGCTCCCGGCGAACGTGAACCACCCGGAGATCGAGCCGATGATCATCGGCAAGCGCTTCCTGGTGAAGGTCAACGCCAACATCGGCAACTCCGCCGTCACCTCCTCCATCGAGGAGGAGGTGGAGAAGATGACCTGGGCCACCCGCTGGGGCGCCGACACGGTCATGGACCTCTCCACCGGCCGCAACATCCACACCACCCGCGAGTGGGTGCTGCGCAACTCCCCCGTCCCGATCGGCACCGTGCCCCTCTACCAGGCCCTGGAGAAGGTCGACGGCCGCGCCGAGGACCTGACCTGGGAGATCTACAAGGACACGGTCATCGAGCAGGCCGAGCAGGGCGTCGACTACATGACGGTGCACGCCGGCGTGCTGCTGCCGTACGTCCCGCTGACCGCCCGCCGCAAGACCGGCATCGTCTCCCGCGGCGGCTCGATCATGGCGGCCTGGTGCCTGGCGCACCACAAGGAGAACTTCCTCTACACGAACTTCGAGGAGCTCTGCGACATCCTGGCGACGTACGACGTCACGTACTCGCTGGGCGACGGCCTGCGCCCCGGCTCCATCGCGGACGCCAACGACGCGGCGCAGTTCGCCGAGCTGAAGACGCTGGGCGAGCTGAACACGATCGCCAAGCGGCACAACGTCCAGACGATGATCGAGGGCCCGGGCCATGTCCCGATGCACAAGATCAAGGAGAACATCGACCTCCAGCAGGAGATCTGCGAGGAGGCGCCGTTCTACACCCTGGGCCCGCTGACCACGGACGTCGCCCCGGCCTACGACCACATCACCTCGGGCATCGGCGCCGCGATGATCGCCTGGTGGGGCACGGCGATGCTCTGCTACGTGACGCCCAAGGAGCACCTGGGCCTGCCCAACCGCGACGACGTGAAGACCGGTGTCATCACGTACAAGATCGCGGCGCATGCGGCAGACCTGGCCAAGGGCCACCCGGGGGCCCAGGAGTGGGATGACGCCCTGTCGGACGCCCGCTTCGAGTTCCGCTGGGAGGACCAGTTCAACCTGGCCCTGGACCCGGACACGGCCCGTGAGTTCCACGACGAGACGCTTCCGGCCGAGCCGGCCAAGACCGCGCACTTCTGCTCCATGTGCGGGCCGAAGTTCTGCTCGATGAAGATCTCCCAGGACATCCGCCGTGAGCACGGCGGGGACCTGAAGGCCGACGAGATCCAGGCGGGCATGGCGGAGAAGTCCGCGGAGTTCGCGGCTGCGGGCAACCGCGTGTACCTGCCGCTGGCCGACTGA
- a CDS encoding YibE/F family protein, protein MGPLISCDDRSVTSLPQPPSDPTDPMDPSGHGSGNGHSHGHGQSHGQSQGHSHGHSHGHGHGPAAPVSRHLRRVIAAVLVPFATAVLVGLVVLWPGGAPAHERTGVGFDRQTQQATVTDLQTVDCASVNAAQVPPTANPNTPQGREAQAGQTGTCKKATVEIGTGPDRGRTFVEVVQPGAPRQLEKGQGVVVAYAPDAPRDLQYSVIDVNRKMPIALLAAVFALVVVAVGRLRGLFALVALAISFGILTLFILPAILQGSNPLVVAVVGASAIMLIALYMCHGLTARTSVAVLGTLVSLLLIGLMGSALIDWAFLTGNTDDNTGLIHGLYPDIDMSGLLLAGVIIGSLGVLDDVTITQTSAVWELHQADPRMGPRELYRAGIRIGRDHIASVVNTLILAYAGAALPLLLLFSIANSSMGAVANSELVAEEIVRTLVGSIGLVASVPVTTVLAALVVSADRPEALAGATGSARSARSAGSGTVLGGRGRRRRKR, encoded by the coding sequence GTGGGCCCCCTCATCTCTTGCGATGATCGGTCGGTGACCTCCTTGCCTCAGCCCCCCAGCGACCCCACGGACCCCATGGACCCCAGCGGTCACGGAAGTGGCAACGGTCACAGCCACGGGCACGGTCAGAGCCACGGTCAGAGCCAGGGCCACAGTCACGGGCACAGCCATGGGCATGGGCACGGTCCTGCGGCTCCCGTCTCGCGGCATCTCCGCAGGGTGATCGCCGCCGTCCTGGTGCCCTTCGCCACCGCCGTCCTGGTCGGCCTGGTGGTCCTGTGGCCGGGCGGTGCACCCGCGCACGAGCGCACCGGAGTCGGCTTCGACCGGCAGACCCAGCAGGCCACCGTCACCGACCTGCAAACAGTTGACTGTGCATCAGTAAATGCCGCGCAGGTGCCTCCGACAGCGAACCCCAACACGCCGCAGGGGCGCGAGGCGCAAGCCGGGCAGACCGGAACCTGCAAGAAGGCCACGGTCGAGATCGGCACCGGCCCGGACCGCGGCCGGACCTTTGTCGAGGTCGTCCAACCCGGCGCCCCGCGACAGCTGGAGAAGGGTCAGGGTGTGGTCGTCGCGTACGCCCCGGACGCCCCGCGGGACCTGCAGTACTCGGTGATCGACGTCAACCGGAAGATGCCGATCGCGCTGCTCGCCGCCGTCTTTGCCCTGGTGGTGGTCGCGGTGGGCCGACTCCGCGGACTGTTCGCTCTGGTCGCACTTGCAATCAGCTTTGGCATCCTGACCCTGTTTATCCTGCCCGCCATCCTGCAGGGCTCGAACCCACTGGTCGTCGCGGTGGTCGGGGCGAGCGCCATCATGCTGATCGCCCTCTACATGTGCCACGGCCTGACCGCCCGCACCTCGGTCGCCGTACTCGGCACGCTGGTCTCCCTGCTGCTGATCGGACTGATGGGCTCAGCGCTGATCGACTGGGCGTTCCTGACCGGCAACACCGACGACAACACCGGGCTCATCCATGGGCTCTACCCGGACATCGACATGAGCGGCCTGCTGCTCGCCGGTGTGATCATCGGATCCCTCGGCGTACTCGACGATGTGACGATCACCCAGACGTCGGCCGTCTGGGAACTGCACCAGGCCGATCCCAGGATGGGACCGCGCGAGCTGTACCGGGCGGGGATCCGGATCGGACGCGACCACATCGCATCCGTAGTCAACACCCTGATCCTCGCCTATGCGGGTGCGGCCCTCCCGCTGCTGCTGCTGTTCTCGATCGCCAACAGCAGCATGGGGGCGGTGGCCAACAGCGAGCTGGTCGCGGAGGAGATCGTCCGGACCCTGGTGGGCTCCATCGGGCTGGTGGCCTCGGTTCCGGTGACCACCGTACTGGCGGCACTGGTGGTCTCGGCGGACCGGCCGGAAGCCCTGGCCGGGGCTACCGGTTCGGCCCGTTCGGCCCGTTCGGCCGGTTCGGGTACGGTCCTCGGCGGTCGGGGCCGCCGTCGGCGCAAGCGCTGA
- a CDS encoding SsgA family sporulation/cell division regulator yields MRESVQAEVMMSFLVSEELSFRIPVELRYDARDPYAVRLTFHLPGDAPVTWAFGRELLLDGINKPCGDGDVHIAPTDPEELSDVHIRLQVGSDRALFRAGAAPLVAFLDRTDRIVPLGQERNLGDFEEHLDDALGKILAGAQQNEQNAG; encoded by the coding sequence ATGCGCGAGTCTGTACAGGCAGAGGTCATGATGAGCTTCCTCGTCTCGGAGGAACTCTCGTTCCGGATCCCGGTGGAACTCCGGTACGACGCTCGTGACCCCTACGCAGTACGCCTGACCTTCCACCTCCCCGGCGATGCGCCCGTGACCTGGGCGTTCGGCAGGGAGCTGCTCCTCGACGGCATCAACAAGCCATGCGGCGACGGTGATGTGCACATCGCCCCCACCGATCCCGAGGAGCTCTCCGATGTCCACATCCGGCTTCAGGTCGGCAGCGACCGGGCCCTGTTCCGGGCCGGCGCGGCACCGCTGGTCGCCTTCCTCGACCGCACCGACCGGATCGTGCCGCTCGGTCAGGAGCGCAACCTCGGCGATTTCGAGGAGCACCTCGACGACGCCCTCGGCAAGATCCTCGCCGGGGCGCAGCAGAACGAACAGAACGCCGGCTGA
- a CDS encoding IclR family transcriptional regulator — protein MSSVHNAAVPTLIGSVQRALRLLEAVGSHSEGAPAKQLAREAGLPLPTAYHLLRTLTHEGYLRRESGVFVLGDAAGRLAGGGLQQKRRSMILDSLAHFRDVVGAPVYFAVYREGEIEVVGAADTPNHPACEEWAAFRETGHAHAIGQCLLSQLDEKARLDHYDRHPVAAITPYTVADMRAMEQRISAMERMQPVTERQEYALGVVCAAIPITAGDTAATMAISLPLHQEDRLLYAVDRLRSEVGALLSTLSFSISI, from the coding sequence TTGTCTTCGGTTCACAATGCCGCTGTACCGACCCTGATCGGTTCGGTGCAACGGGCGCTGAGACTGCTCGAAGCCGTCGGTTCCCATAGTGAGGGAGCCCCGGCGAAACAACTGGCACGCGAGGCCGGGCTCCCGCTTCCCACCGCGTACCACCTGCTGCGCACGCTCACCCATGAGGGCTATCTGCGCCGGGAGAGCGGGGTGTTCGTGCTTGGCGACGCAGCCGGTCGGCTGGCCGGTGGCGGATTGCAGCAGAAACGTCGCAGCATGATCCTCGATTCGCTCGCCCACTTCCGGGACGTGGTCGGGGCACCCGTCTACTTCGCGGTCTACCGCGAGGGTGAAATCGAGGTGGTCGGGGCCGCGGACACCCCGAACCATCCCGCCTGCGAGGAATGGGCCGCCTTCCGGGAGACCGGGCATGCGCACGCCATCGGACAGTGCCTGCTCAGCCAGCTCGACGAAAAGGCCCGCCTGGATCATTACGACCGTCACCCGGTGGCCGCGATCACTCCCTACACCGTCGCGGACATGCGCGCGATGGAACAGCGAATTTCCGCCATGGAGCGGATGCAGCCGGTTACAGAGCGTCAGGAGTACGCCCTGGGCGTCGTGTGTGCGGCGATCCCGATCACGGCCGGCGATACCGCCGCAACCATGGCCATTTCCCTACCTCTGCACCAAGAGGACCGGTTGCTGTATGCAGTCGATCGGCTACGCAGTGAAGTAGGCGCGCTGTTGAGCACGCTCTCCTTCTCTATCAGTATCTGA
- a CDS encoding DUF5326 family protein: MRQIFAGMPWWVKWVAVPLLALFVFGGVITSVLGALIGLVFKLLLFVALVGGLVFVVKKFTGAGSGTKSSSTDW; this comes from the coding sequence ATTCGGCAGATATTCGCAGGCATGCCCTGGTGGGTGAAGTGGGTCGCCGTTCCGCTGCTGGCCCTGTTCGTGTTCGGCGGCGTCATCACCAGCGTCCTGGGTGCGCTCATCGGTCTGGTGTTCAAACTGCTGCTGTTCGTCGCCCTCGTCGGCGGTCTGGTGTTCGTCGTCAAGAAGTTCACCGGGGCCGGCAGCGGCACGAAGTCCTCTTCGACAGACTGGTAG
- a CDS encoding cupin domain-containing protein, with translation MKAFRLDELEAERIANEGAYLQFLKERNMSVGLYALDAGQMDPQAPHRQDEVYFVVSGRGSITVGEETTTVARGSVVYVPAGVPHRFHHISEDLKVLVVFSPPEG, from the coding sequence ATGAAGGCGTTCCGGCTGGATGAGCTCGAAGCGGAGCGGATCGCGAACGAGGGCGCGTACCTGCAGTTCCTGAAGGAGCGGAACATGTCCGTGGGGCTGTACGCGCTCGATGCCGGACAGATGGATCCGCAGGCACCGCACCGTCAGGACGAGGTGTACTTCGTGGTCAGCGGCCGGGGTTCGATCACCGTGGGAGAGGAGACGACGACGGTGGCCCGGGGCAGCGTGGTCTATGTTCCGGCCGGGGTGCCCCACAGGTTCCACCACATCAGCGAGGACCTGAAGGTGCTGGTGGTGTTCTCTCCCCCGGAGGGCTGA
- a CDS encoding phage holin family protein: MTNFVVKTLANAAALAVAIWLVSGITLTGASTGDKAIALILVALVFGLVNLIVKPVVKLLSLPLFILTLGLFTLVVNALMLMLTSWLAGKLNIEFHVEGFWSAVVGALIISIVSWAVNLALPDRS; encoded by the coding sequence ATGACGAACTTCGTAGTCAAGACGCTCGCCAACGCAGCCGCCCTGGCCGTGGCCATCTGGCTGGTCTCCGGCATCACCCTGACCGGGGCGAGCACCGGCGACAAGGCCATTGCCCTGATCCTGGTCGCACTGGTCTTCGGACTGGTGAACCTCATCGTCAAGCCGGTGGTGAAGCTGCTCTCGCTGCCGCTGTTCATCCTCACCCTCGGATTGTTCACCCTGGTCGTGAACGCTCTGATGCTGATGCTCACCTCCTGGCTGGCCGGCAAGCTGAACATCGAGTTCCATGTCGAGGGCTTCTGGAGCGCCGTGGTCGGCGCCCTGATCATCTCCATCGTCTCCTGGGCCGTGAACCTGGCCCTGCCCGACCGGAGCTGA
- a CDS encoding low molecular weight protein-tyrosine-phosphatase, translated as MAESVFRAHVTEAGLDGLVLVDSAGTGGWHEGDGADPRTVSVLESAGYPQDHRARQFRAAWFAELDLVIALDTGHLRDLRRLAPTPADAAKVRLLRSYDPAADPTGGEAGMDVPDPYYGGLDGFEDCLELVEAASAGLLEAVRLAVKEQNT; from the coding sequence ATGGCCGAGTCGGTCTTCCGCGCACACGTCACCGAGGCCGGCCTGGACGGCCTGGTCCTGGTCGACAGTGCCGGCACCGGCGGCTGGCACGAGGGCGACGGCGCCGACCCGCGCACCGTCTCCGTCCTCGAATCCGCCGGCTACCCGCAGGACCACCGGGCCCGCCAGTTCCGGGCCGCCTGGTTCGCCGAACTCGACCTTGTCATAGCCCTGGACACCGGCCACCTGCGCGACCTCCGCCGGCTGGCCCCCACCCCTGCGGACGCCGCCAAGGTGCGGCTGTTGCGCTCGTACGACCCGGCCGCCGACCCCACCGGCGGCGAAGCGGGCATGGACGTGCCCGACCCCTACTACGGCGGGCTCGACGGTTTCGAGGACTGCCTGGAACTGGTCGAGGCCGCGAGCGCCGGTCTACTGGAAGCCGTACGCCTGGCAGTGAAGGAACAGAACACATGA
- a CDS encoding NUDIX domain-containing protein → MTERPVVKRTARAILLDGDDLILIKRTKPGLDPYWLTPGGGVEASDATVVDALHREVHEELGAKITDVVPCFVDTVEHIASGGVTGCKVQHFFVCRLESMDPSLRHGPEVEHPEGEYEIVRVPFTRVGIAAVHLVPLSLRHYLDGNIEGVRAMHAPDLG, encoded by the coding sequence ATGACCGAACGTCCCGTGGTCAAACGCACCGCCCGCGCGATCTTGCTCGACGGTGATGACCTGATCCTGATCAAGCGCACCAAGCCCGGACTCGACCCGTACTGGCTGACTCCCGGCGGCGGGGTGGAGGCCTCCGACGCCACCGTCGTCGACGCCCTGCACCGCGAGGTCCATGAGGAGCTCGGCGCAAAAATCACCGATGTGGTGCCCTGTTTCGTGGACACCGTCGAACACATCGCCTCCGGCGGCGTGACGGGCTGCAAGGTGCAGCACTTCTTCGTCTGCCGCCTCGAATCCATGGACCCCAGCCTGCGCCATGGCCCCGAGGTCGAACATCCGGAAGGCGAATACGAGATCGTCCGGGTGCCGTTCACCCGGGTCGGTATCGCCGCGGTCCATCTGGTCCCACTGTCCCTGCGGCACTACCTCGACGGAAACATCGAGGGCGTCCGCGCCATGCACGCGCCCGACCTGGGCTGA
- a CDS encoding globin domain-containing protein: MWHARELRHRKGEVGSKRGFCANARGAGARLACCEAMEPSPDAVLIRRTLTEIAPVADKVTSYFYALVFTRHPEVRSMFPAAMDAQRDRLLKALLTAAEHIDDPEVLTPYLRRLGMGHRKYGTQAAHYPVVGEALIGALSRYAERTWGPEAEAAWVRAYTAISQIMIDAAAQDEHHAPAWWQAEVVSHDLRTADIAVVTVRPDRPYPFLAGQYASLETPWWPRVWRHYSFASAPRADGLLSFHVKAVPAGWVSNALVRHARPGDVLRLGPPAGSMVVDHSTDNGMLCLGGGTGIAPIKALIEDVAEHGERRPVEVFFGARCDSDLYDKDTLLGLQRSHPWLSVRPVVGDGLAGQLPQAVGKHGPWNSYDAFISGPPGLIRSGVDALERIGIPRERIRHDAVEELAGAGVAG; encoded by the coding sequence CTGTGGCACGCCCGGGAGTTGAGACATCGTAAGGGGGAAGTGGGTTCGAAGCGTGGATTTTGCGCAAATGCCCGCGGGGCCGGTGCCCGGCTGGCATGCTGCGAAGCCATGGAGCCCTCCCCCGATGCCGTGCTCATCCGCCGCACCCTCACGGAGATAGCGCCCGTTGCCGACAAGGTGACCTCCTACTTCTATGCGCTGGTGTTCACGCGTCACCCCGAAGTGCGGTCGATGTTCCCGGCGGCGATGGACGCCCAGCGCGACCGGCTGCTGAAAGCGTTGCTCACCGCGGCCGAGCACATCGACGACCCGGAGGTGCTCACCCCCTATCTGCGCCGGCTGGGCATGGGACACCGTAAGTACGGCACCCAGGCCGCGCACTATCCGGTGGTCGGCGAGGCACTGATCGGGGCCCTGTCTCGCTACGCCGAGCGGACCTGGGGGCCGGAGGCAGAGGCCGCGTGGGTGCGGGCGTACACGGCGATCTCTCAGATCATGATCGATGCGGCGGCACAGGACGAGCATCATGCCCCGGCCTGGTGGCAGGCCGAGGTGGTCTCCCACGATCTGCGGACCGCGGACATCGCAGTGGTGACGGTCCGTCCCGACCGGCCGTACCCCTTCCTGGCGGGGCAGTACGCGAGCCTGGAGACCCCGTGGTGGCCCCGGGTGTGGCGGCACTACTCCTTCGCTTCGGCACCACGGGCAGACGGGCTGCTGTCCTTCCACGTCAAGGCGGTGCCGGCGGGCTGGGTCTCCAATGCCCTGGTCCGGCACGCCCGGCCGGGGGACGTGCTGCGGCTGGGTCCGCCGGCCGGTTCGATGGTGGTGGACCACAGCACGGACAACGGAATGCTCTGCCTGGGAGGTGGCACCGGCATCGCCCCGATCAAGGCGTTGATCGAGGACGTGGCCGAGCACGGTGAGCGGCGTCCGGTGGAGGTGTTCTTCGGGGCCCGCTGCGATAGCGACCTGTACGACAAGGACACCCTGCTGGGCCTCCAGCGTTCGCATCCGTGGCTGTCGGTACGTCCCGTGGTGGGTGACGGGCTGGCCGGGCAGCTGCCCCAGGCGGTGGGCAAGCACGGGCCGTGGAACTCGTACGACGCGTTCATATCGGGTCCGCCCGGGCTGATCCGGAGCGGGGTGGATGCGCTGGAGCGGATCGGGATACCGAGAGAACGGATTCGGCACGACGCGGTCGAGGAGCTGGCCGGAGCGGGTGTAGCGGGCTGA
- a CDS encoding HAD family hydrolase: MTRLHLFDLDGTLMYGSAAPVELSRQLGLLAEIADLERAFSAREIGPPEFAVGVHALWAHLTPAHVRAAFEGAPWLAGIREVWREIRARGEYCAVISLSPSFFVELLLEWGAHAAHGSVFPEVPFTRPVDVTGILTPEDKLTVADRLCKRFGLDRADCVAYGDSMTDAVLFGAVPVSVAVNARPYLAERATHVYQGRDLREAYQLVTVARPGVETS, translated from the coding sequence ATGACCCGCCTGCATCTCTTCGACCTCGACGGCACTCTGATGTACGGATCAGCGGCGCCGGTGGAGTTGTCCCGGCAGCTGGGTCTGCTGGCGGAGATCGCGGACCTGGAGCGGGCATTCAGCGCACGGGAGATCGGACCGCCGGAGTTTGCGGTGGGGGTGCACGCGCTGTGGGCGCATCTGACCCCCGCGCATGTCCGGGCCGCGTTCGAGGGAGCACCGTGGCTGGCGGGCATCCGCGAAGTCTGGCGGGAGATCCGCGCACGGGGCGAGTACTGCGCGGTGATCTCGCTCTCCCCGTCCTTCTTCGTGGAGCTCCTGCTGGAGTGGGGTGCGCATGCGGCGCATGGCTCGGTCTTCCCGGAGGTGCCCTTCACCCGGCCGGTGGATGTGACCGGGATCCTTACGCCGGAGGACAAGCTGACGGTCGCGGACCGGCTGTGCAAGCGGTTCGGACTGGACCGGGCGGACTGTGTGGCCTACGGGGATTCGATGACCGATGCCGTGCTCTTCGGGGCGGTGCCGGTCTCGGTGGCGGTGAATGCCCGGCCGTATCTCGCGGAGCGTGCCACCCACGTGTACCAGGGCCGGGACCTTCGGGAGGCATATCAGCTGGTGACTGTGGCACGCCCGGGAGTTGAGACATCGTAA
- a CDS encoding GNAT family N-acetyltransferase, which produces MTPSHLTDRPIRPLTVDDLAHCTDLSVDRGWHREDHKWALLLTAGTGYGIDAPDGRGLAAACTVTRYGTAPDLAAIGMVLVAERYARQGLGRHLMTQVCDGILKGIPLTLHATPYGRPLYEQLGFTAVGHAEMLRGTFRPEPGIDTSRVRPAVAADLPQIVRLDHEVHGTDRTHLLARLPAFSRRLLVSEDRSGALTGYAAAWPNTDSDVIGPLIAAETETAKALVTALAAGTDRPLRTDIDVRHEDLLSWLTACGLEPIAGNTVMTRSLPALPGIWSRRFAPLTVAA; this is translated from the coding sequence GTGACACCATCACACCTCACCGACCGCCCGATCCGCCCGCTGACCGTGGACGATCTCGCCCACTGCACCGACCTCTCCGTGGACCGCGGCTGGCATCGCGAAGACCACAAATGGGCCTTGCTGCTTACTGCGGGCACCGGGTACGGCATCGACGCACCCGACGGACGGGGCCTGGCCGCCGCCTGCACGGTCACGCGCTATGGCACGGCACCCGACCTCGCGGCCATCGGCATGGTCCTCGTCGCCGAGCGCTATGCCCGCCAGGGCCTCGGCCGGCACCTGATGACCCAGGTGTGCGACGGGATCCTCAAGGGCATCCCGCTCACCCTCCATGCCACCCCCTATGGCCGCCCCCTGTACGAGCAGCTCGGCTTCACCGCCGTCGGCCATGCCGAGATGCTCCGCGGCACCTTCCGTCCCGAGCCCGGTATCGACACCTCCCGGGTCCGGCCCGCCGTCGCCGCCGACCTGCCGCAGATCGTGCGCCTGGACCACGAGGTCCACGGCACCGACCGGACCCACCTGCTCGCCCGGCTCCCGGCCTTCTCCCGCCGACTGCTGGTCTCCGAGGACCGCAGCGGCGCCCTGACCGGCTACGCCGCGGCCTGGCCCAATACCGACAGCGACGTGATCGGCCCGCTGATCGCCGCCGAGACCGAAACGGCCAAGGCCCTGGTCACCGCCCTCGCCGCCGGCACCGACCGGCCCCTGCGGACCGATATCGACGTACGGCACGAGGACCTGCTGAGCTGGCTGACCGCCTGCGGCCTGGAGCCCATCGCCGGCAACACGGTGATGACCCGCTCGCTCCCCGCCCTGCCGGGCATCTGGTCCCGCCGCTTCGCACCCCTCACCGTCGCAGCCTGA